Proteins encoded within one genomic window of Methanosarcina barkeri str. Wiesmoor:
- a CDS encoding translation initiation factor IF-2 subunit beta: MYDYEELLNRAMAKMPDTETTDARFVIPEPRIFSEGKTTILENFGNIADILNRDPDHLMKYLTRELGTAGKIEGTRAVFQGRFTRAQISDNIQAYVDEYVMCSECGRPDTQLVKVDRVLVLRCSACGAHRPVKKRKATNVVVREAIEEGGTYELRIDAVGSKGDGIAKIDKYTVFVPGASKGDVVKVKIKKISGNLAFSERI; this comes from the coding sequence ATGTACGATTACGAAGAGCTTTTGAACCGTGCAATGGCAAAAATGCCTGACACCGAGACTACGGATGCTCGATTCGTAATCCCTGAGCCCAGAATCTTTTCCGAAGGAAAGACTACAATTCTTGAGAACTTCGGAAATATTGCAGATATCCTTAACCGGGACCCTGACCACCTGATGAAATATCTCACCAGGGAACTTGGGACTGCAGGGAAAATAGAAGGCACACGTGCAGTCTTCCAGGGAAGGTTTACGAGAGCCCAGATCTCTGATAATATTCAGGCTTATGTGGACGAATACGTTATGTGTTCGGAATGCGGACGCCCGGACACTCAGCTTGTCAAGGTGGACAGGGTGCTTGTCCTGAGATGTTCTGCTTGCGGTGCTCACAGGCCTGTCAAGAAGAGAAAAGCAACCAATGTGGTTGTCAGGGAAGCTATCGAAGAAGGCGGAACCTACGAGCTCCGGATCGATGCAGTCGGGTCCAAAGGTGACGGAATTGCAAAGATAGACAAGTATACGGTTTTCGTGCCCGGAGCCTCAAAAGGTGACGTGGTCAAAGTAAAAATAAAGAAAATCAGCGGAAACCTCGCCTTTTCAGAAAGGATCTGA
- a CDS encoding 50S ribosomal protein L16 codes for MVRKPGSMYRNVRQRSFTRRKYMGGVPGSQVIHYDMGDKANTSFPIKLSLLVEEKCQIRHTALEAARITANRHLIEDTGKMGYYMKLRVYPHEVLRENKQATGAGADRVSSGMRRAFGKNVGTAARVNPFQKIFTVAVEKQNFVAAKKALWHAGQKLPTPCRIVIDEGAELVQ; via the coding sequence ATGGTACGAAAGCCAGGAAGTATGTACAGAAACGTGAGGCAGCGCTCATTTACCAGACGAAAATACATGGGCGGTGTTCCAGGCAGCCAGGTTATTCACTATGACATGGGAGACAAGGCAAACACCTCTTTCCCGATTAAACTCTCACTGCTTGTAGAAGAAAAATGTCAGATAAGGCACACTGCTCTTGAAGCAGCCCGTATTACAGCAAATAGGCACCTGATTGAAGATACTGGTAAGATGGGCTATTACATGAAGCTCCGCGTCTATCCCCACGAAGTCCTCAGGGAAAACAAGCAGGCAACCGGCGCGGGTGCTGACCGTGTGTCCAGTGGAATGCGCAGGGCTTTTGGGAAGAATGTAGGCACTGCAGCAAGGGTAAATCCATTCCAGAAGATCTTCACAGTGGCTGTTGAAAAGCAAAACTTTGTAGCCGCAAAGAAAGCTCTCTGGCATGCAGGACAGAAACTGCCAACCCCCTGTAGAATCGTTATCGATGAAGGGGCAGAACTGGTACAGTAA
- a CDS encoding DUF1786 domain-containing protein codes for MLILAADVGTGTQDILLFNSDKEVENSLLMVMPAPTQIIAKKVRKATKKGKTIVFTGNIMGGGPSTFAIRAHLKAGFPVYATEQAALTINDNIEKVKAFGIQIVSEAEAKKFASEENAQEIVMQDFDPKSTSSALSAFEVQIPPNYAVAVQDHGNAPEKSNRIYRFELLRELIDKGGKLDNFVYRPEEIPEAFTRMKAQADSLLKAAGNRKTRAVFMDTGPAAIFGALTDPAAIQPSVVVNIGNGHTLVALVNENKITAVFEHHTSLMNPEKLQNYIIKLADGRLGFDEVFEDGGHGAYIKEALGFEQVRSILVTGPKREILEKLSESEIREEISNKLHFAAPFGSMMLSGCFGLLAGFLEKYPEPSINLINH; via the coding sequence ATGTTAATACTTGCAGCGGATGTAGGAACAGGTACGCAGGATATTCTACTCTTCAATTCTGATAAAGAGGTAGAAAACAGCCTGCTTATGGTCATGCCCGCTCCCACTCAGATAATTGCGAAAAAAGTACGGAAAGCGACCAAAAAAGGAAAAACAATAGTATTTACCGGAAACATAATGGGAGGAGGCCCTTCGACCTTTGCGATCAGGGCTCATCTAAAGGCAGGTTTTCCGGTGTATGCCACTGAACAGGCTGCTCTGACCATTAATGATAACATTGAAAAAGTAAAGGCTTTCGGGATTCAAATTGTCTCCGAAGCTGAAGCAAAAAAATTTGCATCTGAAGAGAATGCGCAGGAAATTGTCATGCAGGATTTCGATCCTAAATCGACATCATCTGCGCTTTCGGCCTTTGAGGTTCAGATACCTCCAAACTATGCCGTGGCAGTACAGGACCACGGGAATGCCCCTGAGAAGAGCAACAGGATCTACCGCTTTGAACTGCTTCGAGAACTCATCGACAAAGGAGGGAAACTTGATAACTTTGTGTACAGGCCCGAGGAAATTCCTGAGGCTTTTACCCGAATGAAAGCTCAGGCAGATTCTCTTCTCAAAGCTGCAGGAAATCGGAAAACCAGGGCAGTTTTCATGGATACCGGGCCAGCAGCCATCTTTGGCGCGCTTACTGATCCTGCGGCTATACAGCCATCTGTTGTGGTTAATATTGGAAACGGGCATACTCTGGTAGCGCTTGTTAATGAAAACAAGATCACGGCTGTTTTTGAACACCACACTTCCCTCATGAACCCTGAAAAACTCCAGAACTACATCATAAAGCTTGCTGACGGAAGGCTTGGTTTTGACGAGGTTTTCGAAGATGGGGGGCATGGTGCATACATAAAGGAAGCTCTGGGATTTGAGCAGGTTAGATCTATATTAGTTACGGGTCCAAAAAGAGAAATACTTGAAAAGCTTTCAGAATCCGAAATCCGAGAGGAGATTTCAAATAAACTGCATTTTGCCGCACCTTTTGGGAGCATGATGCTTTCAGGTTGTTTCGGGCTACTTGCAGGATTTCTGGAGAAGTACCCGGAACCATCAATAAACCTTATAAACCACTAA
- a CDS encoding amylo-alpha-1,6-glucosidase codes for MSGIRLGADFLSTYDEGIKKEWIIGNGLGGFASSTVINSRTRTYHGLLVAAPANYPGRYLILSSLDEEISTNEETYKLATHKYPGTISPEGFNYLSEFAQNPFPTWVYHPGGITVKKTVFMVRNSNTTCVLYDIKSRREEALLRIFPLVSSRDFNITARAGYLSFTQEATPAGVEMASSNGFTFSLSSDLQYHPNPTWYYNLEYDAEKERGLNSEEDNFSPGYFESKIGLGDFRFFVAASTGDVSSFTLKQVDKLRIREANRQNLLVLDSKLIDPFALKLIRATDTFVVRSHISGEDTVIAGYHWYSDWGRDTMISLPGLLLVPYRFEEARTILNYFARYCRRGLIPNTFPAFGGEPIYNTVDAPLWFIHALSRYFAYTNDFLFLSDIWDTVVNIIDHYFTGTDFGIGMDSDYLIQQGPQLTWMDAKIGEWAVTPRAGKACEINALWYNALKTASYLGTLLGEEVSPYETLATGVVSSFENTFWNPETNCLFDLVYKDETGNEVKDSAIRPNQIFAVSLPYTMLPPEKEKAIVDRVEKDLLTPFGLRTLSRDHSLYKGQYHGDALTRDTAYHNGTAWPWLLGAYVKAYRKVNNYSEDSLENMRILLEGFDMQLETAGIGSISEVFDGDYPHSPGGCIAQAWSVAEILRAYVEDVLEIKP; via the coding sequence ATGAGTGGGATCAGGCTTGGGGCAGATTTTCTTTCGACATATGATGAAGGAATAAAAAAAGAGTGGATTATAGGAAATGGGCTTGGAGGATTTGCTTCCTCTACAGTAATTAACTCAAGAACAAGGACTTATCACGGACTGCTTGTAGCAGCTCCAGCGAATTATCCAGGGAGATATTTGATACTTTCTTCCCTTGATGAGGAAATTTCTACCAACGAAGAAACGTATAAACTCGCAACCCATAAATATCCAGGAACTATTTCTCCTGAGGGTTTTAATTATCTTTCAGAATTTGCTCAAAACCCATTTCCTACCTGGGTTTACCATCCTGGTGGTATAACCGTAAAGAAAACAGTCTTCATGGTTCGCAACAGTAACACAACCTGTGTTCTCTATGATATAAAATCCAGGAGAGAGGAAGCTTTACTAAGAATTTTTCCTCTAGTAAGTTCAAGAGACTTTAATATCACTGCCCGCGCCGGATACCTTTCCTTTACCCAGGAAGCTACTCCTGCTGGAGTAGAAATGGCAAGCTCTAATGGTTTTACTTTCTCGCTTTCATCCGACCTCCAGTATCATCCTAATCCCACATGGTACTATAACTTAGAGTATGATGCTGAAAAAGAACGGGGACTTAACTCTGAGGAAGATAACTTTAGTCCAGGGTATTTTGAAAGCAAGATCGGATTGGGAGATTTCCGTTTTTTTGTTGCTGCTTCAACAGGAGATGTTTCTTCTTTTACTCTCAAGCAAGTTGATAAACTCCGTATCAGGGAAGCAAATCGGCAGAACCTTCTTGTTCTTGATTCAAAACTTATTGATCCTTTTGCTCTTAAACTTATCAGGGCGACTGATACTTTCGTAGTGAGAAGCCATATTTCAGGTGAGGATACGGTAATTGCAGGATATCACTGGTATTCTGACTGGGGAAGGGATACCATGATTTCTCTGCCTGGCTTACTTTTAGTTCCTTATCGTTTCGAGGAAGCAAGAACCATTCTCAATTATTTTGCTAGGTACTGTCGGAGAGGTTTAATCCCTAACACTTTCCCGGCTTTTGGAGGAGAGCCAATTTATAATACAGTGGATGCTCCTCTCTGGTTTATTCATGCCCTTAGCCGCTATTTCGCATATACAAACGATTTCCTTTTCCTCTCGGATATCTGGGACACAGTAGTTAACATTATAGATCATTACTTTACAGGCACAGATTTTGGAATCGGCATGGATTCAGATTATCTCATCCAGCAGGGACCCCAGCTAACCTGGATGGATGCTAAAATCGGGGAATGGGCAGTGACACCAAGGGCAGGTAAAGCCTGTGAGATAAATGCTCTCTGGTATAACGCCCTGAAAACTGCTTCTTACCTTGGTACTCTTCTCGGTGAAGAGGTCTCCCCATACGAAACTCTTGCAACTGGTGTTGTCTCGAGTTTTGAGAACACTTTCTGGAATCCGGAAACCAACTGTCTCTTTGACCTCGTATATAAGGATGAAACAGGAAACGAGGTTAAAGACTCTGCCATCCGACCTAACCAGATCTTTGCCGTGTCCCTACCTTATACTATGCTCCCTCCTGAAAAAGAAAAAGCGATTGTGGACAGAGTTGAAAAAGACCTTTTGACCCCCTTTGGGCTTAGAACTCTCTCGAGAGACCACTCCTTATATAAAGGGCAATATCATGGAGATGCCTTAACCAGAGATACCGCTTACCACAATGGAACCGCCTGGCCCTGGCTCCTTGGAGCTTATGTGAAAGCCTACAGGAAAGTCAATAATTATTCGGAAGATAGTCTTGAGAATATGCGGATTCTTCTTGAAGGCTTTGATATGCAGCTTGAAACAGCAGGTATCGGTTCCATTTCTGAAGTATTTGATGGTGACTATCCTCACTCTCCTGGAGGCTGTATCGCCCAGGCCTGGAGCGTTGCGGAAATTTTGAGGGCATATGTAGAGGATGTACTTGAGATCAAACCTTGA
- a CDS encoding glycosyltransferase family 4 protein translates to MKKIRIGMFSWESLYSIRIGGISPHVSELSEALAAEGHEVHLFTRGHGNNNEIINSVHYHRIACDQDGGIVEQMNRMCDAMYCRFLEVRESTGEFDVLHGHDWHPVNVLCRIKAQFGLPFVLTFHSTEWGRNGNYYGDWWEAREISHREWLGGYESSDVIVTSPILKEEIKQIYKIPDYKIWKIPNGINVGKIKRNIDPGDVKRHYGINPFLPVVLFTGRMAYQKGPDLLVEAAARVLKKRDARFVLIGDGGMRSHCEYQAQKLGIGNSCNFLGYAPDNTVIDWFNACDLVCVPSRNEPFGIVVLEAWDARKPVVASDAVALVENFKTGVVAYKEPSSIAWGLNYVLEGLGRNRMGKKGHDVLKNKYNWKRIAEKTLEVYEKVIEKRPYHKSM, encoded by the coding sequence ATGAAAAAGATTAGGATAGGGATGTTTTCCTGGGAAAGTTTGTACTCGATACGTATTGGAGGAATTTCTCCCCATGTATCCGAGCTCTCCGAGGCGCTTGCAGCAGAGGGACATGAAGTTCATCTCTTTACGCGAGGTCATGGAAACAATAATGAAATAATCAACAGTGTCCATTATCACAGAATTGCCTGTGATCAAGATGGGGGAATTGTTGAACAGATGAACCGGATGTGTGATGCTATGTACTGCCGGTTCCTTGAAGTGAGAGAAAGCACAGGAGAGTTTGATGTATTACATGGTCACGACTGGCATCCGGTAAATGTTCTCTGCAGGATAAAAGCTCAGTTTGGGCTACCCTTTGTGTTGACCTTCCACAGTACTGAATGGGGACGTAATGGTAATTATTACGGAGACTGGTGGGAGGCAAGGGAAATATCTCATAGAGAGTGGCTCGGAGGGTACGAATCCTCTGACGTGATTGTGACCTCGCCGATATTGAAGGAAGAAATTAAGCAAATTTACAAAATTCCCGATTATAAAATCTGGAAAATTCCTAACGGCATAAACGTGGGAAAGATAAAAAGAAATATTGACCCCGGAGACGTGAAGAGGCACTATGGTATCAACCCATTCCTTCCAGTTGTACTTTTCACGGGAAGGATGGCATATCAGAAAGGCCCTGACCTGCTGGTGGAAGCTGCGGCAAGAGTCCTGAAAAAAAGGGATGCCCGATTTGTTCTTATCGGAGATGGGGGAATGCGCTCTCATTGCGAATACCAGGCTCAGAAACTTGGCATTGGAAACTCGTGCAATTTCCTTGGATATGCCCCGGATAACACTGTAATAGACTGGTTTAACGCCTGTGACCTTGTATGCGTGCCCAGCCGGAACGAGCCTTTCGGAATCGTTGTTCTTGAAGCCTGGGATGCAAGAAAACCTGTAGTTGCAAGCGATGCAGTAGCCCTTGTGGAGAATTTCAAGACAGGTGTTGTTGCTTATAAAGAGCCCTCCTCTATTGCCTGGGGACTCAACTACGTCCTTGAAGGGCTTGGCCGTAACAGAATGGGGAAAAAAGGGCATGATGTTCTCAAAAATAAATATAACTGGAAAAGAATAGCTGAAAAAACCCTTGAAGTATATGAAAAAGTGATCGAAAAAAGACCTTATCATAAAAGTATGTGA
- a CDS encoding molybdenum cofactor biosynthesis protein B → MKESTPEIHKKEAKKFFSFALITISTSRYEKYGNPASPEDADDISGKNMEDLLEAAGHKISFYRLVSDEKTSITDAVFAALDSPADIIITSGGTGLAPKDITIESVTPLFEKEISGFGELFRYKSIEDIGTSVILTRAVAGVIKGKTVFCLPGSPNAVKLAISEIIIPEAGHIVRHVKE, encoded by the coding sequence ATGAAAGAATCTACACCGGAAATTCACAAAAAAGAAGCAAAAAAATTTTTTTCTTTTGCCTTAATCACAATTTCGACCTCAAGATATGAAAAATACGGAAATCCAGCCTCACCTGAAGATGCCGATGACATTTCAGGCAAAAATATGGAGGATCTTCTCGAAGCGGCCGGCCATAAAATTTCTTTCTACAGGCTGGTTTCCGACGAAAAAACCTCAATTACAGATGCGGTTTTTGCTGCTCTTGACAGCCCCGCAGATATTATTATTACAAGTGGAGGCACAGGGCTTGCACCAAAAGACATTACAATTGAGTCTGTAACCCCTCTTTTTGAAAAAGAAATCTCAGGTTTCGGGGAACTTTTCAGGTACAAAAGCATTGAAGATATAGGAACGTCGGTAATCCTTACCAGGGCTGTGGCAGGCGTAATTAAAGGAAAAACGGTGTTTTGCTTACCGGGTTCACCTAATGCTGTGAAACTGGCAATTTCTGAGATTATAATTCCTGAAGCAGGGCACATTGTCAGGCATGTGAAGGAATAA
- a CDS encoding tetratricopeptide repeat protein, translating to MPIGPTTYFGKERVFVDREACIQAFRENIQNSEIKEYNVLFYYGIAGIGKSKLQEELQKILKEEYPEIFWASIDLDVKTYRDIGTFLITLRNKIQEEHSAKFHLFNAVHAIYWKKLHPEIPLQKQNYPLIEKGDILDKIIGVLENSSKLSLAWELLNSASDSFRKWCHLHHIDVSKIESLEPNKIEELLPGIFAADFFEHFGENSKFYIFIDTYEALWDGLRDKGSFHEKDKWIRDNLIPNMLGVSWVICGREKLLWFPECDSDWDMYLEQHSVDELPESYCTKFLEDCGIENKDIRDLIIKASEGVPYYLNLSVDTFEKINKKRQPVSKYFGKTQPEIFNIFVKYLDHNEIRALEVLSAPNFWDRDLFEILMKKFDPGYPTGAFSKLIKFSFIKTDSNEKYSIHQLMRKSLQEHQDSTDRKSTHQFLLAYYSDKIEELDIKAITPEHEIALTEAFYHAKESLEAEKLCEWFISVSDSFNRAAFWQLITPMYEEMLQILKTKLGNEHPDVATTLNNLAGLYYHMGAYDKALPLYQRALEIYKEVPESEHPDVANSLNNLAELYRRMGAYDKALPLYQRALGIRENILGSQHLDVANSLNNFAVLYESMGEYDKALPLYQRALGIRENVLGFQHPSVATTLDNLAVLYYRMGAYDKALPLYQRALEIYEKVLGSDHPDVATTLNNLAELYHHTGAYEKSLPLFQRALEIVEKTLGPEHPDVATILNNLAGLHESMGEYNKALPLYQRALDTREKVLDPQHPSVATTLNNLAGLYRQMGEYEKALPLSQRALEIIEKKLEPKHPNTVTIKNNYNFLLSEMSEGDEEK from the coding sequence ATGCCAATAGGTCCTACAACGTACTTTGGGAAAGAGAGAGTATTTGTTGATAGGGAAGCCTGCATTCAGGCTTTCAGAGAAAATATCCAGAATTCGGAAATCAAAGAATACAATGTCTTATTTTATTACGGAATTGCTGGAATTGGTAAAAGCAAATTGCAAGAAGAGTTGCAAAAGATACTGAAGGAAGAGTACCCTGAAATATTTTGGGCATCAATAGATCTTGACGTAAAAACTTACAGGGATATAGGTACCTTCCTCATAACTTTACGAAACAAAATTCAAGAAGAGCATAGTGCGAAGTTTCACCTTTTTAATGCTGTTCATGCTATTTATTGGAAAAAGCTTCACCCGGAAATTCCTCTCCAAAAACAGAATTATCCTCTAATCGAGAAAGGAGATATTTTAGATAAAATAATAGGTGTCCTTGAGAACTCTAGTAAACTTTCATTAGCTTGGGAACTATTGAACAGCGCTTCAGACAGTTTTAGAAAATGGTGCCACTTACATCATATCGATGTTTCCAAAATTGAATCATTAGAGCCAAATAAGATAGAAGAACTACTACCAGGAATTTTTGCCGCTGATTTTTTTGAACACTTTGGGGAAAACTCGAAATTCTACATCTTTATTGATACTTACGAAGCTCTCTGGGATGGTCTGAGGGATAAAGGAAGTTTCCATGAAAAAGATAAATGGATAAGGGATAACCTTATTCCAAATATGCTTGGTGTTTCATGGGTTATATGTGGGCGAGAAAAATTGCTATGGTTTCCTGAATGTGATTCTGATTGGGATATGTATCTGGAACAGCACTCAGTAGATGAACTTCCAGAAAGCTATTGTACAAAATTTTTGGAAGATTGCGGTATTGAAAACAAAGATATTCGAGATCTAATTATCAAAGCCAGCGAAGGAGTTCCGTATTACCTTAACCTGTCCGTTGATACTTTTGAAAAGATAAACAAGAAAAGACAGCCGGTTTCTAAATATTTCGGAAAAACACAGCCAGAAATTTTCAACATATTTGTGAAATACCTAGACCACAATGAGATTCGAGCACTTGAAGTACTCTCAGCACCTAATTTCTGGGATCGAGATCTATTTGAAATATTGATGAAAAAGTTTGATCCAGGATATCCAACTGGTGCCTTTTCAAAACTGATTAAGTTTTCTTTTATCAAAACCGATTCCAATGAGAAATATTCGATTCATCAGTTGATGAGGAAAAGCCTCCAAGAACATCAAGATTCTACTGATAGAAAAAGTACTCATCAATTTTTGCTTGCTTACTACAGTGACAAAATAGAAGAACTTGATATTAAGGCTATAACCCCAGAACACGAAATAGCCCTAACCGAAGCCTTCTACCATGCAAAAGAATCACTTGAAGCAGAAAAATTATGCGAATGGTTTATTTCTGTATCTGATTCGTTCAACAGAGCAGCATTCTGGCAATTAATTACCCCTATGTATGAAGAAATGCTGCAAATTCTGAAAACAAAGCTAGGAAACGAACATCCGGATGTTGCAACAACCCTAAACAACCTCGCAGGACTTTATTATCATATGGGCGCTTACGACAAAGCACTTCCACTTTATCAAAGGGCGCTTGAAATCTATAAAGAGGTGCCGGAATCTGAACACCCAGATGTTGCAAATTCACTAAACAATCTCGCAGAACTCTACCGTCGTATGGGCGCTTACGACAAAGCACTCCCACTTTATCAAAGGGCACTTGGTATTCGTGAAAACATTCTAGGTTCCCAACACCTAGATGTTGCAAATTCACTAAACAATTTCGCAGTGCTCTATGAAAGTATGGGAGAATACGACAAAGCACTCCCACTTTATCAAAGGGCACTTGGTATTCGTGAAAATGTTTTAGGTTTCCAACACCCGTCTGTTGCAACAACCCTAGACAATCTTGCAGTACTCTATTATCGTATGGGCGCTTACGACAAAGCACTCCCACTTTATCAAAGGGCACTTGAAATCTATGAAAAGGTTCTGGGTTCAGACCACCCTGATGTTGCAACAACCCTAAACAATCTCGCAGAACTCTATCATCATACGGGAGCTTATGAAAAATCACTCCCACTTTTTCAAAGAGCATTAGAAATAGTCGAAAAGACACTGGGACCTGAACATCCAGATGTCGCTACAATCCTAAACAACCTCGCAGGACTCCATGAAAGTATGGGAGAATACAACAAAGCACTCCCACTTTATCAAAGAGCACTTGACACTCGTGAAAAGGTGCTTGATCCGCAACACCCATCTGTTGCAACAACACTAAACAATCTCGCAGGACTCTATCGTCAGATGGGAGAATACGAAAAAGCACTCCCACTTTCTCAAAGGGCACTTGAAATAATAGAAAAGAAATTGGAACCGAAGCATCCTAATACAGTAACAATAAAAAACAATTATAATTTCCTTCTTTCAGAGATGAGTGAAGGAGATGAAGAAAAATGA
- a CDS encoding cob(I)yrinic acid a,c-diamide adenosyltransferase, with protein sequence MVKGLVYLYTGEGEGKTTNAFGLALRAVGHGYSVIIIQFMKGRKYIGEYKIKDRLAPEYEIYQFGREDFIDFKNPMPLDYELAEKGLEFAKKALKRKPRLLILDEINLAAHFGIVKTEDLLKLLDDIPEETTVVLTGRRAPRKLIERADLVTEMRLIKHPFEKNVPAREGLEY encoded by the coding sequence TTGGTTAAAGGCCTGGTTTATCTTTACACGGGGGAAGGAGAAGGAAAGACCACAAACGCCTTTGGACTGGCTCTCAGGGCTGTAGGTCACGGGTACAGTGTAATAATTATCCAGTTCATGAAAGGCAGGAAATACATAGGGGAGTACAAAATAAAGGACAGGCTAGCTCCGGAATACGAGATCTACCAGTTTGGACGGGAAGATTTCATAGACTTCAAGAATCCCATGCCTCTGGATTATGAACTGGCGGAAAAGGGCCTCGAATTTGCAAAAAAAGCCCTGAAAAGGAAACCAAGGCTCCTGATACTGGACGAGATAAATCTTGCAGCCCACTTTGGCATTGTGAAAACTGAAGATCTCCTCAAACTGCTGGATGATATACCGGAAGAAACCACAGTCGTCCTGACAGGAAGAAGGGCTCCTAGAAAACTGATAGAAAGGGCAGACCTTGTAACGGAGATGAGGCTTATAAAGCACCCCTTCGAGAAAAACGTCCCGGCAAGGGAAGGGCTTGAATATTAA
- a CDS encoding cupin domain-containing protein, which produces MSLKKTLGILLAVCFLLSIAATAVSAKELPSMAGKETCKTETCKAETYKTETCKTVDKAKNKMKGFSIDIEKATLENNYFRKVLYTSKYSQLVIMSLNPGEDIGMEVHEKNDQFLRFEEGQGKCIINGNEYEVGNGSAVVVPAGAQHNVINTLKTGSLKFYVIYSPPVHKDGIIRATKAEAEANPEEYDGVTTEYTK; this is translated from the coding sequence ATGAGTCTTAAAAAGACACTGGGTATCTTGCTGGCAGTTTGTTTTTTACTATCAATTGCTGCAACGGCAGTAAGTGCTAAAGAACTACCCAGCATGGCTGGAAAGGAGACATGCAAGACAGAGACGTGTAAGGCAGAGACATACAAGACAGAGACGTGCAAGACAGTAGATAAGGCAAAAAATAAGATGAAAGGATTTTCTATCGATATCGAAAAGGCCACTTTAGAAAATAACTATTTCCGCAAGGTGCTCTATACCTCAAAGTACAGCCAACTAGTAATTATGAGTCTCAATCCCGGGGAAGATATCGGAATGGAAGTGCATGAGAAAAATGACCAGTTTCTTCGCTTTGAGGAAGGACAGGGAAAGTGCATAATTAACGGTAACGAATATGAAGTCGGTAACGGGTCCGCTGTGGTTGTGCCGGCAGGTGCCCAGCACAATGTCATTAACACTTTGAAAACAGGTTCTCTGAAATTCTATGTAATCTATTCACCACCTGTTCACAAGGACGGCATTATACGCGCCACGAAGGCCGAAGCCGAAGCTAATCCAGAGGAATATGACGGCGTGACTACGGAATACACTAAGTAG
- a CDS encoding winged helix-turn-helix domain-containing protein produces MLDLILFSEKRKDFLLLLIEGPKDIEEILEKLQVPRTALLPQIKKLKEEGLVIHEEGIYRLSAIGEIVVEKMQPLIRTLSVFEKNEEFWADRKLAPIPHHLVNRINEIGNYRLIEPDLSHTFDLNPEFVKNLSNSTYVHMFYSYFHPQLPDLVLNLARKGVEMSLVLSEAVYSRLMKNFKEIGNEFLKMKNSSLYIMEKIELEVPALIAISNDIMTIGLFNENGRFDRQYVISFEPQAIIWGQEFFEYYRDMSREII; encoded by the coding sequence TTGCTTGATCTTATCCTGTTTTCAGAGAAGAGAAAAGATTTTCTTCTGCTCCTAATAGAAGGCCCTAAGGATATTGAAGAGATACTTGAGAAGCTTCAGGTGCCGAGGACGGCTCTTCTTCCGCAGATAAAGAAGTTAAAAGAAGAGGGCCTGGTAATACATGAAGAAGGAATATACCGGCTTAGTGCAATAGGGGAAATTGTCGTCGAAAAAATGCAACCCTTGATTAGAACCCTGTCAGTGTTTGAGAAGAACGAAGAATTCTGGGCTGATAGAAAGCTTGCTCCTATTCCACACCATCTTGTAAATAGGATAAACGAAATTGGAAACTATCGCCTCATAGAACCGGATTTAAGTCATACTTTTGATCTGAACCCGGAGTTTGTAAAAAATCTTTCTAACTCAACCTATGTCCATATGTTTTATTCATATTTCCATCCTCAACTTCCGGATCTCGTTCTCAACCTTGCACGAAAAGGCGTTGAAATGTCCCTTGTTTTGAGTGAAGCTGTATATTCACGTCTTATGAAAAATTTCAAAGAAATTGGAAACGAATTTCTCAAAATGAAAAATTCAAGTCTTTACATTATGGAAAAAATAGAACTCGAAGTCCCTGCGCTAATTGCTATTTCTAACGACATAATGACTATAGGATTGTTTAATGAAAACGGTAGGTTTGACCGCCAGTATGTGATAAGTTTCGAACCACAGGCAATAATATGGGGACAAGAGTTTTTCGAATACTACAGGGATATGAGCAGGGAAATAATATGA